One Quadrisphaera setariae DNA segment encodes these proteins:
- a CDS encoding sugar phosphate isomerase/epimerase family protein — MTAPVSVDVSCLLGDAGGDPAAAVHRAVASGFTAVEPWAFDQHVDAYRTALRASGASAPSGRASTLDAERPDDVFDAALELGIGVVVDGCTDAGRWSSAERAAQLAARVNDLAAAAHARGLRLAYRTGSVELRSTVHGTHALHVFVRQLDPRVGLDVDVFAASAAGTNAALLLQVLGERVRILHLTDGSFDSPAPRQRPLGWGGLNLPRILRAAPQAARVLTFTDPAADVTASLRRSLRWLQAHEDQQTHQP, encoded by the coding sequence GTGACGGCGCCGGTCTCGGTGGACGTGTCCTGCCTGCTCGGGGACGCCGGAGGCGACCCGGCGGCCGCGGTGCACCGGGCGGTGGCCTCCGGGTTCACCGCGGTGGAGCCGTGGGCCTTCGACCAGCACGTGGACGCCTATCGGACCGCCCTGCGCGCCAGCGGAGCCAGCGCCCCCTCGGGCCGGGCCTCCACCCTCGACGCCGAGCGGCCGGACGACGTGTTCGACGCTGCGCTGGAGCTGGGGATCGGCGTCGTCGTCGACGGGTGCACCGACGCCGGGCGCTGGTCCAGCGCCGAGCGGGCCGCCCAGCTGGCAGCGCGCGTCAACGACCTCGCCGCCGCAGCGCACGCCCGGGGGCTGCGCCTCGCCTACCGCACCGGGAGCGTCGAGCTGCGCAGCACCGTCCACGGGACCCACGCCCTGCACGTCTTCGTCAGGCAGCTCGACCCCCGGGTGGGGCTCGACGTGGACGTCTTCGCCGCCAGCGCGGCCGGCACGAACGCCGCGCTGCTGCTCCAGGTGCTCGGCGAGCGGGTGCGGATCCTGCACCTCACCGACGGCTCCTTCGACTCCCCCGCCCCCCGCCAGCGACCGCTCGGCTGGGGCGGGCTCAACCTGCCGCGCATCCTGCGCGCCGCACCGCAGGCCGCCCGGGTCCTCACCTTCACCGACCCAGCGGCCGACGTCACCGCCTCCCTGCGCCGCTCCCTGCGGTGGCTGCAGGCGCACGAGGACCAGCAGACCCACCAGCCCTGA
- a CDS encoding sugar phosphate isomerase/epimerase family protein, whose protein sequence is MSTPQISVQLYTVKDALDADLEGTAARLAGLGLDTVEAFDFVRRPAELKAAFDAHGLRARTGHAFLLSEEITSPDGTVGKLPTLDETLQAAKTLGVEVVIDPFTTADRWQTRESVAAMADRLNDAAEAAQAHGLRVGYHNHDHELRAQIDGRPALEVFADLLDPRVLLEVDLYWATAAGVDAAALLTRLGNRVVAVHAKDGPMREGISTAELPRDQVPAGQGDVPLAAALGAASAAQFAVIEFDHYEGDLFEGIAASRAWLAQTLPQVQQGASA, encoded by the coding sequence ATGAGCACGCCGCAGATCTCCGTGCAGCTGTACACCGTGAAGGACGCCCTCGACGCCGACCTCGAGGGCACCGCCGCCCGCCTCGCCGGCCTCGGGCTGGACACCGTGGAGGCCTTCGACTTCGTCCGCCGCCCCGCAGAGCTCAAGGCCGCCTTCGACGCGCACGGCCTGCGCGCCCGCACCGGCCACGCCTTCCTCCTCAGCGAGGAGATCACCAGCCCGGACGGGACCGTCGGGAAGCTCCCCACCCTCGACGAGACCCTCCAGGCCGCGAAGACCCTCGGGGTGGAGGTGGTCATCGACCCGTTCACCACCGCCGACCGCTGGCAGACCCGCGAGTCCGTGGCCGCCATGGCCGACCGCCTGAACGACGCCGCCGAGGCCGCGCAGGCCCACGGCCTGCGCGTCGGCTACCACAACCACGACCACGAGCTGCGGGCGCAGATCGACGGCCGTCCCGCGCTGGAGGTCTTCGCCGACCTGCTCGACCCGCGCGTGCTGCTGGAGGTGGACCTGTACTGGGCCACCGCCGCGGGCGTCGACGCCGCCGCGCTGCTCACCCGCCTGGGGAACCGCGTCGTCGCCGTCCACGCCAAGGACGGACCGATGCGCGAGGGCATCTCCACCGCGGAGCTCCCGCGCGACCAGGTGCCCGCCGGACAGGGCGACGTGCCGCTGGCCGCCGCGCTGGGCGCCGCGAGCGCCGCGCAGTTCGCCGTCATCGAGTTCGACCACTACGAGGGCGACCTGTTCGAGGGCATCGCCGCCAGCCGCGCCTGGCTGGCCCAGACCCTGCCCCAGGTCCAGCAGGGGGCCTCCGCATGA
- a CDS encoding Gfo/Idh/MocA family protein: protein MSRSGRVGVGFIGAGMISEQYLTHLTRFPDVEVLFISDIDTARAAAQAAKHGVPRSGTVEQLLADDEVEIVLNLTLPATHVEVSTAALLAGKHVWTEKPIGLTRESARGLVDLARERGLLLGVAPDTVLGTGWQAAKRAIEAGVIGTPLTATTTMQYQGPDVFHPNASFLFAHGAGPLFDMGPYYFTALVHLLGPVAQVAAMGTRAQETRHLQVGPGTGQPFPVEVPTHLSVLASFEAGGQAQSLLSFDTPLLRQGVFEVTGTEGTMVLPDPNTFGGGHAVRVARPFAPTDFTDGGSLEQVWETVHEAEPEAGRGLGVLTMARAIRSGGVHVATGEVGLHVLDVMLASLESAQTGRFVEVGSSVDAVPSLPEGFDPFAATVGAPALSGS, encoded by the coding sequence ATGAGCAGGAGCGGCCGTGTCGGCGTCGGGTTCATCGGCGCCGGGATGATCTCCGAGCAGTACCTGACGCACCTGACCCGCTTCCCCGACGTCGAGGTGCTCTTCATCTCCGACATCGACACCGCCCGCGCCGCGGCGCAGGCGGCGAAGCACGGGGTGCCCCGTTCGGGGACGGTCGAGCAGCTGCTGGCCGACGACGAGGTCGAGATCGTCCTCAACCTCACGCTGCCCGCCACGCACGTGGAGGTCTCCACGGCGGCGCTGCTCGCCGGCAAGCACGTGTGGACCGAGAAGCCGATCGGGCTGACCCGCGAGTCCGCCCGCGGCCTGGTGGACCTGGCCCGCGAGCGCGGGCTGCTGCTGGGCGTCGCGCCCGACACCGTGCTCGGCACGGGGTGGCAGGCGGCCAAGCGCGCGATCGAGGCCGGCGTGATCGGCACGCCGCTCACCGCCACGACGACGATGCAGTACCAGGGCCCGGACGTCTTCCACCCCAACGCCTCGTTCCTGTTCGCGCACGGCGCCGGGCCGCTGTTCGACATGGGCCCGTACTACTTCACGGCGCTGGTGCACCTGCTCGGTCCGGTGGCGCAGGTGGCGGCGATGGGCACGCGCGCGCAGGAGACCCGTCACCTGCAGGTGGGCCCGGGCACCGGCCAGCCCTTCCCCGTGGAGGTGCCCACGCACCTGTCGGTGCTCGCCTCCTTCGAGGCCGGCGGCCAGGCGCAGTCGCTGCTGAGCTTCGACACCCCGCTGCTGCGGCAGGGCGTCTTCGAGGTGACCGGCACCGAGGGGACGATGGTGCTGCCCGACCCGAACACCTTCGGCGGCGGGCACGCGGTCCGGGTGGCCCGGCCCTTCGCCCCGACCGACTTCACCGACGGCGGCTCCCTCGAGCAGGTCTGGGAGACCGTCCACGAGGCCGAGCCCGAGGCCGGCCGCGGCCTGGGCGTGCTGACCATGGCGCGGGCGATCCGCTCCGGCGGGGTGCACGTGGCGACCGGTGAGGTGGGTCTGCACGTCCTGGACGTCATGCTCGCGTCCCTGGAGTCGGCGCAGACGGGGCGCTTCGTGGAGGTGGGCTCCAGCGTCGACGCCGTGCCCTCGCTCCCGGAGGGCTTCGACCCCTTCGCCGCCACGGTGGGGGCCCCGGCGCTCAGCGGGTCCTGA
- a CDS encoding FAD-binding dehydrogenase: MDADVIVIGGGLAGLVACCEVTRRGGRVLLVEQESAANLGGQAFWSFGGVFMVDTPMQRRLGVRDSFDLAWQDWQGSAGWDRLDGEHPEDAWAQRWGRAYVEFAADEERAWLHAHGVRFTPVVGWAERGDLTAGGHGNSVPRFHVPWGTGTGISEPFADRVRAAAEAGRVDLRFRHRVDELLVEGGAVVGVRAAVLAPDDAPRGAPSNRDAVGEVELRAGAVVVASGGIGGNHDLVRRWWPERLGTPPERMVTGVPEHVDGRMLEVAAASGARLVNRDRMWHYTEGLRNWDPIWPGHGIRILPGPSSLWLDALGRRLPAPGLPGHDTLGTLRILRTTPDLAAHDHSWFVLDQTTVRKEFALSGSEQNPDITGRDLALLLRSRLGRSAPGPVEAFKDHGEDFVVADTLPELVEGMNALTGSPLLDPARVEREVRLRDSQVTNPYAKDAQAMGIRNSRRFLGDRIFRTVPPHRLLDPAHGPLIAVRLWVLTRKSLGGIQTDLTGRALGLDGEPVPGLHAAGEAAGFGGGGAHGYNALEGTFLGGCLFTGRTVGRALAASL; this comes from the coding sequence GTGGACGCTGACGTCATCGTCATCGGTGGTGGGCTCGCCGGGCTGGTCGCCTGCTGCGAGGTGACCCGGCGCGGAGGCCGCGTGCTCCTCGTCGAGCAGGAGAGCGCCGCGAACCTCGGTGGCCAGGCCTTCTGGTCCTTCGGTGGCGTCTTCATGGTCGACACGCCCATGCAGCGGCGCCTGGGCGTGCGCGACTCCTTCGACCTCGCCTGGCAGGACTGGCAGGGCTCGGCCGGGTGGGACCGCCTGGACGGCGAGCACCCCGAGGACGCGTGGGCGCAGCGCTGGGGGCGCGCGTACGTGGAGTTCGCCGCCGACGAGGAGCGGGCGTGGCTGCACGCGCACGGCGTGAGGTTCACACCCGTGGTCGGGTGGGCCGAGCGCGGCGACCTCACGGCCGGCGGTCACGGCAACTCCGTCCCCCGCTTCCACGTGCCGTGGGGCACGGGGACGGGCATCTCCGAGCCGTTCGCCGACCGGGTGCGCGCCGCCGCCGAGGCGGGGCGGGTGGACCTGCGGTTCCGCCACCGCGTCGACGAGCTCCTCGTCGAGGGCGGCGCGGTGGTCGGCGTCCGCGCAGCGGTGCTCGCCCCCGACGACGCGCCCCGCGGAGCGCCGTCGAACCGCGACGCGGTGGGGGAGGTGGAGCTGCGGGCCGGCGCCGTCGTCGTCGCCAGCGGAGGGATCGGCGGGAACCACGACCTGGTGCGCCGGTGGTGGCCGGAGCGGCTCGGGACGCCGCCGGAGCGCATGGTCACCGGGGTTCCCGAGCACGTGGACGGGCGGATGCTCGAGGTCGCCGCGGCCAGCGGCGCGCGCCTGGTCAACCGCGACCGGATGTGGCACTACACCGAGGGCCTGCGCAACTGGGACCCGATCTGGCCCGGCCACGGCATCCGGATCCTGCCGGGGCCGTCCTCGCTGTGGCTCGACGCGCTGGGCCGCCGCCTGCCCGCCCCCGGCCTGCCGGGCCACGACACCCTCGGCACCCTGCGGATCCTGCGCACCACCCCGGACCTCGCCGCCCACGACCACTCCTGGTTCGTGCTCGACCAGACGACGGTGAGGAAGGAGTTCGCCCTCTCGGGCTCGGAGCAGAACCCCGACATCACCGGGCGGGACCTGGCCCTCCTGCTGCGCTCGCGGCTGGGGCGGTCGGCGCCCGGGCCCGTCGAGGCCTTCAAGGACCACGGCGAGGACTTCGTGGTGGCCGACACCCTGCCCGAGCTCGTCGAGGGCATGAACGCGCTCACCGGCTCCCCGCTGCTCGACCCGGCGCGGGTGGAGCGGGAGGTGCGGCTGCGCGACAGCCAGGTCACCAACCCGTACGCCAAGGACGCCCAGGCGATGGGCATCCGCAACAGCCGCCGCTTCCTCGGCGACCGGATCTTCAGGACGGTGCCACCGCACCGCCTGCTGGACCCGGCCCACGGCCCGCTCATCGCCGTGCGGCTGTGGGTGCTGACCCGCAAGTCCCTCGGCGGGATCCAGACCGACCTGACCGGCCGCGCCCTGGGGCTCGACGGTGAGCCCGTCCCCGGCCTGCACGCAGCGGGCGAGGCCGCGGGCTTCGGCGGGGGAGGGGCCCACGGGTACAACGCCCTCGAGGGGACCTTCCTGGGCGGGTGCCTGTTCACGGGCCGGACGGTGGGGCGCGCCCTCGCGGCCTCGCTGTGA
- a CDS encoding TlpA family protein disulfide reductase: MPAGSAVTVLLAVVVVTLLLGSVLRSRSGRARSGAGDADGLAPAAAFGARATLVQFSTPTCARCPATARQLDRIAEQHPGVAHLEIDLTERPELASRFDVTQTPTVLVVDADRAVRTRFGGPPRPADVSTSLTAVLEEVARA, translated from the coding sequence GTGCCTGCTGGGTCGGCCGTCACCGTGCTCCTCGCCGTCGTCGTCGTGACGCTCCTGCTGGGGTCTGTCCTGCGCAGCCGCTCCGGGCGCGCCCGGAGCGGAGCCGGAGACGCCGACGGTCTCGCACCGGCGGCGGCCTTCGGCGCCCGCGCCACCCTCGTGCAGTTCTCCACGCCCACCTGCGCCCGCTGCCCGGCCACGGCCCGCCAGCTGGACCGGATCGCCGAGCAGCACCCCGGCGTGGCGCACCTGGAGATCGACCTGACCGAGCGCCCCGAGCTGGCCTCGCGCTTCGACGTGACGCAGACCCCGACCGTGCTGGTGGTCGACGCCGACCGCGCCGTGCGCACCCGCTTCGGCGGCCCACCCCGACCCGCTGACGTCTCGACGTCGCTGACCGCCGTCCTGGAGGAGGTCGCCCGTGCATGA
- a CDS encoding DUF4395 domain-containing protein — MHDAQGLDPRSPRFGAAITSVLLAVTLVLALTDGTQAAGVVLLAALAGLFAWGGFAGIRRHPYAALFRRFVRPRLEPPGELEDPAPPTFAQRVGLVITAAGVLLALVGVPFAAAAAAAAALVAALLNAAFDICLGCLLYVRLLRAGLVRSPRQTA, encoded by the coding sequence GTGCATGACGCCCAGGGCCTGGACCCGCGATCCCCGCGCTTCGGGGCCGCCATCACCAGCGTTCTGCTGGCCGTGACCCTGGTGCTGGCGCTGACCGACGGCACGCAGGCGGCCGGCGTGGTGCTCCTGGCGGCCCTCGCGGGGCTCTTCGCCTGGGGCGGCTTCGCCGGGATCCGCCGGCACCCGTACGCCGCCCTGTTCCGGCGCTTCGTCCGTCCCCGGCTGGAGCCCCCGGGCGAGCTGGAGGACCCGGCGCCGCCGACCTTCGCCCAGCGCGTCGGGCTGGTCATCACCGCCGCCGGTGTGCTGCTGGCGCTGGTCGGCGTGCCGTTCGCGGCGGCCGCCGCCGCGGCGGCGGCGCTGGTGGCGGCGCTGCTCAACGCCGCCTTCGACATCTGCCTCGGGTGCCTGCTGTACGTCAGGCTCCTGCGCGCGGGGCTGGTGCGCTCGCCCCGACAGACCGCCTGA
- a CDS encoding GNAT family N-acetyltransferase, whose amino-acid sequence MAAGPAVPTRRPTTAGRVLVVRPLAPDDVETTAALQASAPPSGALDVPAALGVGFLRRWHLAHLRSPHAVALVAEQVDDDAGRPATGPRATGVLLAVLDRRAHREHLLREHGPGLAAGLAGAPLRTPQALGRWARHHGGPLVQAVTLLPTRGGAAARARRAVSGGAPVPLAVELEQLVVDPAVRGTGVGRQLLASLAAQGAGVGLTRMEVRVPWGTGAEGFFTACGWTASATRPSARGGFETPFHRDL is encoded by the coding sequence ATGGCCGCCGGCCCCGCCGTCCCCACCCGCCGCCCGACCACCGCCGGCCGGGTGCTGGTCGTCAGGCCCCTGGCTCCCGACGACGTCGAGACGACCGCCGCGCTGCAGGCCTCCGCGCCTCCGTCGGGCGCGCTGGACGTGCCCGCTGCGCTCGGCGTCGGCTTCCTGCGGCGCTGGCACCTCGCCCACCTTCGCTCGCCGCACGCCGTGGCCCTCGTGGCCGAGCAGGTCGACGACGACGCCGGGCGCCCCGCGACCGGCCCTCGCGCCACCGGCGTGCTCCTGGCGGTGCTGGACCGCCGGGCGCACCGGGAGCACCTGCTTCGCGAGCACGGTCCCGGGCTCGCCGCCGGGCTCGCGGGCGCGCCGCTGCGGACCCCGCAGGCGCTGGGGCGCTGGGCGCGCCACCACGGCGGCCCACTGGTGCAGGCGGTGACGCTGCTGCCCACGCGCGGCGGAGCCGCGGCCCGCGCTCGGCGAGCAGTCAGCGGCGGGGCGCCCGTGCCGCTGGCCGTGGAGCTCGAGCAGCTGGTGGTCGACCCAGCCGTGCGCGGCACCGGGGTCGGACGCCAGCTCCTCGCCTCGCTCGCCGCTCAGGGGGCTGGCGTTGGCCTCACGCGCATGGAGGTGCGCGTGCCGTGGGGCACCGGCGCTGAGGGCTTCTTCACGGCCTGCGGCTGGACGGCCTCAGCCACCCGCCCGAGCGCCCGCGGCGGCTTCGAGACCCCGTTCCACCGGGACCTGTGA
- a CDS encoding MFS transporter, protein MVDSLGNGLFLPLSLVFFLELTDVPLAQLGLLLTLANALTLPVPVWVGGLVDRFGARPLVVAAQLLQSVGFAAYAHVQGAVGVFLASTLVAVGVRVFWSSVFTAIAEHADADARPGRAWSTDTWFSVANGARTAGLALGGLVTGVVIADGREGTYVAVAYASAVCFAVAALLIAVVVPSHHRRRAAGAVAASGADAPETPVGYRALLRDGPFAVLTALNTVYALTSMMLGLALPTVVLTVLQAPAWLTASVLAGNAALIALLSAPVGLRTPRFRRTRVLVVAASLWTAWAAGMALLAPGRLAVVVVLVVAVTLLFTAAELLHAPASTALASAAAPEGARGRYLAVFQYSFTVASIVAPAFFTSLASVSSALPWLVLAGLNAASVVVLLRLERHLPAAALRG, encoded by the coding sequence GTGGTGGACTCGCTCGGCAACGGCCTCTTCCTGCCGCTGTCGCTGGTCTTCTTCCTCGAGCTCACCGACGTCCCGCTCGCCCAGCTGGGGCTGCTGCTCACCCTGGCCAACGCCCTGACGCTGCCGGTCCCCGTGTGGGTGGGCGGCCTCGTCGACAGGTTCGGCGCCCGGCCACTGGTGGTGGCCGCACAGCTGCTGCAGTCCGTCGGGTTCGCGGCGTACGCCCACGTGCAGGGAGCGGTCGGCGTCTTCCTGGCGTCGACGCTCGTCGCGGTGGGGGTGCGCGTGTTCTGGTCGTCGGTGTTCACCGCCATCGCCGAGCACGCCGACGCCGACGCCCGGCCCGGACGGGCGTGGAGCACGGACACGTGGTTCTCGGTGGCGAACGGCGCGCGGACCGCCGGGCTGGCACTGGGCGGCCTGGTCACCGGCGTCGTCATCGCGGACGGGCGGGAGGGGACGTACGTGGCGGTCGCGTACGCCTCGGCGGTCTGCTTCGCCGTCGCTGCGCTGCTCATCGCCGTCGTCGTCCCCAGCCACCACCGGCGACGAGCCGCGGGTGCTGTGGCGGCGAGTGGCGCGGACGCTCCCGAGACCCCGGTGGGGTACCGGGCGCTGCTGCGCGACGGGCCGTTCGCCGTGCTCACCGCGCTCAACACCGTCTACGCCCTCACCAGCATGATGCTCGGTCTGGCCCTGCCGACCGTCGTCCTCACCGTGCTGCAGGCACCCGCCTGGCTGACGGCCTCGGTGCTGGCCGGCAACGCCGCGCTCATCGCGCTGCTGTCAGCGCCCGTGGGCCTGCGCACCCCGCGGTTCCGCCGGACCCGGGTGCTCGTGGTGGCGGCCTCGCTCTGGACGGCCTGGGCCGCGGGCATGGCGCTCCTGGCGCCGGGACGGCTGGCGGTGGTCGTCGTCCTCGTGGTGGCGGTGACCCTGCTGTTCACGGCGGCGGAGCTGCTGCACGCCCCCGCCTCCACGGCGCTCGCCTCGGCCGCGGCCCCGGAGGGTGCCCGGGGCCGCTACCTGGCGGTCTTCCAGTACTCCTTCACCGTGGCGTCGATCGTGGCGCCGGCATTCTTCACCTCGCTCGCGTCGGTGAGCAGCGCCCTGCCGTGGCTCGTGCTGGCCGGGCTGAACGCGGCGAGCGTCGTCGTGCTGCTGCGGCTGGAGCGACACCTGCCGGCTGCGGCGCTGCGAGGCTGA
- a CDS encoding mismatch-specific DNA-glycosylase: MSGAAPADHLAELLAPGLRLVVVGPAVTACAAARGHHHAGPGDDFWRLLHESGITGRRLAPEEDADLLAAGVGLTHLVQDPPRAGSRPAPHDLARFCAAVEEHAPAWVAFHGKAAAAAGDRSAGHRPPSLGPVPWTVGGSRAFVLPSASGANRRSSYDGRPTRLEWWAELAALLP, translated from the coding sequence GTGAGCGGAGCAGCACCGGCCGACCACCTCGCCGAGCTCCTGGCTCCCGGCCTCCGGCTCGTCGTGGTGGGACCGGCCGTGACCGCCTGCGCGGCGGCCCGCGGCCACCACCACGCCGGCCCCGGCGACGACTTCTGGCGCCTCCTGCACGAGTCGGGCATCACGGGACGCCGGCTCGCGCCCGAGGAGGACGCCGACCTGCTCGCCGCGGGTGTCGGGCTGACCCACCTCGTGCAGGACCCTCCCCGCGCGGGGAGCCGCCCCGCGCCGCACGACCTGGCGCGGTTCTGCGCCGCGGTCGAGGAGCACGCCCCGGCGTGGGTGGCCTTCCACGGCAAGGCGGCGGCGGCGGCCGGTGACCGGTCCGCCGGTCACCGGCCGCCGTCCCTCGGTCCCGTGCCGTGGACGGTGGGCGGCAGCCGAGCCTTCGTGCTGCCCAGCGCCTCCGGTGCCAACCGGCGCTCCAGCTACGACGGACGCCCGACGCGCCTGGAGTGGTGGGCCGAGCTGGCCGCGCTGCTCCCGTGA
- a CDS encoding amidase, whose product MAPQDVDVVEASIADLRAALADGRATAVSLLDAHLARIATYDAPGTETALNAVVVLNPAARDEARASDERRARGELLGPLDGIPYTAKDSYLVKGLTAAAGSPAFADLVAQHDAFTIERLRAAGAVCLGLTNMPPMANGGMQRGVYGRAESPYSADWLTAPFASGSSNGSGTATAASFAAFGLGEETWSSGRGPASNNGLVAYTPSRGVISTRGNWPLVPTMDVVVPHTRTVADLLEVLDVVVADDPRTRGDLWRSQPWVALPAASQVRPESYSALAVDDVDAAREVLRGARVGVPRMYVNADPDAGTGTGIGGPTGQRIETRASVIALWQAARADLEAAGAEVVEVDFPAVTNYEGDRAGAPTIATRGLVPADFLRREVTDLAAWAFEDFLAANGDPALDTLADVDGARIFPHPDGALPDRYTGFDDDLPTYPQWVRDHPGASYADVPGIEAGMRGLEATRKADVEDWMDGLGLAAVVFPAVADVGPATADVDEAAQEAAWRNGVWVANGNLAIRHLGIPTVTVPMGVMDDTGMPVGLTLAGRAYDDTRLLRLAAALEATGSRRVAPPRTPPLG is encoded by the coding sequence GTGGCCCCCCAGGACGTCGACGTCGTCGAGGCCTCCATCGCCGACCTGCGTGCAGCCCTGGCCGACGGACGCGCCACCGCCGTCTCGCTGCTGGACGCCCACCTCGCCCGCATCGCCACCTACGACGCACCGGGCACCGAGACCGCGCTGAACGCCGTCGTCGTCCTCAACCCCGCCGCCCGCGACGAGGCACGCGCCTCCGACGAGCGCCGCGCCCGCGGGGAGCTGCTCGGCCCCCTCGACGGGATCCCTTACACCGCCAAGGACAGCTACCTCGTCAAGGGCCTGACGGCGGCCGCGGGCAGCCCGGCCTTCGCCGACCTCGTCGCCCAGCACGACGCCTTCACCATCGAGCGCCTGCGCGCCGCCGGAGCCGTCTGCCTGGGCCTGACCAACATGCCGCCCATGGCCAACGGCGGCATGCAGCGCGGCGTCTACGGCCGCGCCGAGAGCCCGTACAGCGCTGACTGGCTCACCGCTCCGTTCGCCTCCGGCTCCTCCAACGGCTCGGGGACGGCGACGGCCGCCAGCTTCGCCGCCTTCGGCCTGGGCGAGGAGACCTGGTCGAGCGGCCGGGGGCCCGCCAGCAACAACGGCCTGGTCGCCTACACCCCGTCCCGCGGGGTGATCTCCACGCGGGGCAACTGGCCGCTGGTGCCGACCATGGACGTCGTCGTGCCGCACACCCGCACCGTGGCGGACCTGCTGGAGGTGCTCGACGTCGTCGTCGCCGACGACCCCCGCACCCGCGGCGACCTGTGGCGCTCCCAGCCCTGGGTGGCCCTCCCCGCCGCCTCGCAGGTGCGCCCGGAGTCGTACTCGGCCCTCGCCGTCGACGACGTCGACGCCGCCCGCGAGGTGCTGCGCGGCGCACGCGTGGGCGTGCCGCGGATGTACGTCAACGCCGACCCCGACGCAGGCACCGGCACGGGCATCGGCGGTCCCACCGGCCAGCGGATCGAGACCCGCGCCTCCGTCATCGCGCTGTGGCAGGCCGCGCGCGCCGACCTCGAGGCCGCCGGCGCCGAGGTGGTCGAGGTCGACTTCCCCGCGGTGACGAACTACGAGGGCGACCGCGCCGGCGCCCCCACCATCGCCACCCGCGGTCTGGTCCCGGCCGACTTCCTGCGCCGCGAGGTGACCGACCTCGCGGCCTGGGCCTTCGAGGACTTCCTCGCCGCCAACGGCGACCCGGCGCTGGACACCCTCGCCGACGTCGACGGCGCGCGGATCTTCCCCCACCCCGACGGCGCGCTGCCGGACCGGTACACGGGCTTCGACGACGACCTGCCGACCTACCCGCAGTGGGTGCGCGACCACCCGGGCGCCTCGTACGCCGACGTCCCCGGCATCGAGGCCGGGATGCGGGGTCTCGAGGCGACGCGGAAGGCCGACGTCGAGGACTGGATGGACGGGCTCGGCCTCGCCGCCGTCGTCTTCCCAGCCGTGGCCGACGTCGGCCCGGCCACCGCCGACGTCGACGAGGCCGCCCAGGAGGCGGCCTGGCGCAACGGCGTGTGGGTGGCCAACGGCAACCTCGCGATCCGCCACCTCGGCATCCCCACCGTGACGGTGCCGATGGGCGTCATGGACGACACCGGGATGCCCGTCGGACTGACCCTCGCGGGGCGCGCCTACGACGACACCCGCCTGCTGCGCCTCGCTGCCGCTCTCGAGGCCACGGGCTCGCGGCGGGTCGCGCCGCCGCGCACGCCCCCGCTGGGCTGA